Within the Achromobacter spanius genome, the region CGCAAGTGGCGGGGCGCGGCGCGGCCGTGGTGGCGGACGTGGTCGGCACCATGCAGGACATCAGCGCCAGTTCGGCCAAGATCACGCACATCGTGTCGGTCATCGACGGTATTGCCTTCCAGACCAACATCCTGGCGCTCAACGCCGCGGTCGAGGCGGCCCGCGCGGGCGACCAGGGCAAGGGCTTTGCGGTGGTGGCCGGCGAAGTGCGCGCGTTGGCGCAACGCAGCGCGCTGGCGGCCCGTGAAATCAAGCAATTGATCGCCGATTCGGCTGGCCGGGTCCAGGCGGGCGCGCAGCAGGTGGAGCTTGCGGGCGCCACCATGCGCGAAATCGAGAACGCCGTGCATCGCGTGACCGACATCATGGGTGAAATCGCCGCCGCATCCAGCGAGCAGGCGCAAGGCATCGACCAGGTCAACCTGGCGGTGTCCAGCATGGACGAGGCCACGCAGCAGAACGCCGCGCTGGTCGAGCAGGCTGCCGCATCCGCGCGGGCCTTGCGCGACCAGGCTGAAGGCCTGGCGCAAACCGTCGCCATCTTCACCGTGTCGCAGCGCGTCGTGATCGACATCCCCGCCACGCGCGAACCGGTCCAGGCCCACGCAGAAGTGCTGGCCCAGGCCAAGGTCCAGACCGTGGCCGGTGCCAGGGCCCAGGCGCCGCGCCACCGCGTGGCCTTGCAACGGCCCAAGGCGGCTGGCGCTGGCGCCGATGTGCAAGACGATTGGCAAGTGTTCTGACGAAGCGGCGCCGGAAGGAGGATCTGGCGCCTGCCCGGTAGTATCCGGTGGCCCACTTCCGCGGGGAGCAGGCCAGCGGTCGATCAACGCTACGCATGCGTGCGTCCCCGGGGATCGGGGCAGGCGCGTGCTCTCACGACAAGAAGAAAACAATGAGCGATTTCGACATGGTGATACGCGGTTCGCTGGTCAGCGCCGATAGCATTCTGGAAGAAGGTTGGTTAGGCATCGTGGACGGCAAGATCGCGGCAATGGGCAGCCACAGCCCGCCCACCGCGCGCGATCAGGTGGATGCGCGCGGGCTGTGGGTGCTGCCGGGCGCGGTTGATAGCCGTACTTATATAGGTGGCTGGGCAGACGGTTGCGGCATCGGCCGCGCGTCCCGCGCGGCGGCGGCGGGTGGGGTGACGACGTTGGTGGACATGCCCTACGAACACGCCGAAGTGATAGCCAGCCGCGCGCAGTTGGACGCAATGGTGTCGCGCATCGGCCGTGATGCGCACGTGGATGTGGCGGTGGCCGGCACCGTCAACACCGAACACGGCCTGGACGCGGCGGACGCCCTGGCGCGGGGCGGTGTCTGCGCGTTTTCCATACCCACCTTCGAGGCCGAGCGGCAGCGCTTCGCGCATCACGAAAGTGATTTGCTTCAAGCCTTTCAGGGCATTGCGCGCTTTGGGCTGGCGTGCAGCATGCACAACCACGCCCGCCTGACCGCCAGCCGCAACGCGCGGCGGCTTCTGGAAGCCGGCAGGCCAGGCAGGGAAGTGCTGGCCCGCGCCAACCTGCCGTTGATCGAAGGCTTGACCACGCGATTGCTGTGCCGCGTGGGCGCGGCCGCCGGCGTACGC harbors:
- a CDS encoding amidohydrolase family protein; amino-acid sequence: MSDFDMVIRGSLVSADSILEEGWLGIVDGKIAAMGSHSPPTARDQVDARGLWVLPGAVDSRTYIGGWADGCGIGRASRAAAAGGVTTLVDMPYEHAEVIASRAQLDAMVSRIGRDAHVDVAVAGTVNTEHGLDAADALARGGVCAFSIPTFEAERQRFAHHESDLLQAFQGIARFGLACSMHNHARLTASRNARRLLEAGRPGREVLARANLPLIEGLTTRLLCRVGAAAGVRMQAADVWSEQGYALCASYRQAGHWVTIETSLRSLMMSTEDALQQFGGTADDYPLLRPRVEVDALWRRLATDMCTFVSSGYQARSDDGGEGPAPTVDYGPDLLLPALWSGCEARGLSPSLVVRLLSQKPAEHFLLDDRKGSFDIGKDADFVVLAPGRSATQQSETFGRPYTVHVFGTWRRGELVYDGSRVQGEPGTGRYLRPRAVAREDHGAMMM